The region TGCCACCACCGAGATCTCCCAGAACGTTCAGCGGGCAGCCATGGGAACCACCTCGGTCTCCTCCAGCATGTCGAAGCTGTCGGAAGCGGTCACGCAGACCTCGACATCTGCAGAGATGGTTCTGGCGGCGTCCGGCGAGCTGGGCTCCAAGACAGAGTCTCTCAAGGGCGAAGTCGAGCAGTTCCTCAATGAGGTTGCTGCTGCCTGATCCAGACGGACCTCCAAACACGAAAAAGCCCGCCGAAATTCGGCGGGCTTTTTTTGTATTCAGAGCTAGATCAAGAATTACTTGATCTTGGCTTCCTTGAATTCCACGTGCTTCTTGGCAACCGGATCGTACTTCCGAACGACCATTTTCTCGGTCATTGTGCGGGAGTTTTTCTTGGTCACGTAGAAAAAGCCGGTGTCGGCCGTGGAGAGAAGCTTGATCTTGATTGTTGTCGCCTTGGCCATGGCCTTAGATCCTGTTTTGTATGATTGGGCAAACGGTTCTTATGGCCAGGGTCGCTGGCGATCATTCTGCCCCAGATTTCCGAAATCAGCGCGCAAAGTACTCATCAATGGGGCAAAGTCAAGCTTTGCCGTGGGGTGGCCGCGAAAACTCCCGTTTAGTGCAGTTTTGACTCGCGGAAGGCCCTCTTGCTGCCCTGTCAGAGAAGGGTTCTCTGAAAATCGCCCCTTTGGAAGAAGTAGAAGGGCACAGGTGATTCCGGTGCAAGGTCTGGGTCAGACTGAAGCCGCTCTCCCAGATCCGACAGAACCCGCTTGGTGATCATCGGCAGGTCATCCATGGCGCCTGCCTCCTCCAGGGTGAGCCAGACGATGTCCTCAAGCTCTCCGGAGGGGCCTGTGCCGCTTTCGAGGCGGTCGGCGATGGCATCTGCCGAAACTGCCAGAAAGCGTGTGTCGAAGCGTCTGGAGCGGTTTGGCGGCGTGATGGCTCTTGCAATCATCCTCAAGGGCCCGAGATCGGGTTCGATGCCCCGCTGGGCAAAGTCCTCGAAGCCCTTGCCGAGGCGGAGATTCTCGATAGTTTCAGCGCGGCGGCCGATGAAGAGGCCCGCTTCCTCGAAGGTCTCGCGGATCGCAGCCAGTGCGAATGCGCGCACGCGCGAACGGGTTCTTGGCCGTTTCAACTGTTCGGACAGTTTTGCCTCGACGACCGGATGATAGCCAAGCGCGACCGGAATACGGGAATCGGCCGGATCGACGCGGCCGCCTGGAAAGACGAACTTGCCGGGCATGAAGGTATGGCGCATATGGCGGCGCCCCATCAGGACACGTGTGTCCTTGCCCTTGCCATCCAGAATGAGCAGGGTGGCAGCGTCCTTTGGCCGGATGTAGGGGTGTTTGCCACCCTGTTCGTCCTTGGCCAACTGGGCCGCCATGCCCGTCGTCATCTGTCCAGAGCTCATCAAAACCTCACGAGTGATAGTGCGCGGTTTCTGCCGGATCAGGTTCCGGGAGGTCTTCGGATGCGTGCGGATCGAAGCCGTGCATGTAAAGCGCCCACTGAAGGCC is a window of Labrenzia sp. CE80 DNA encoding:
- the rpmG gene encoding 50S ribosomal protein L33 — its product is MAKATTIKIKLLSTADTGFFYVTKKNSRTMTEKMVVRKYDPVAKKHVEFKEAKIK
- a CDS encoding NUDIX hydrolase; its protein translation is MSSGQMTTGMAAQLAKDEQGGKHPYIRPKDAATLLILDGKGKDTRVLMGRRHMRHTFMPGKFVFPGGRVDPADSRIPVALGYHPVVEAKLSEQLKRPRTRSRVRAFALAAIRETFEEAGLFIGRRAETIENLRLGKGFEDFAQRGIEPDLGPLRMIARAITPPNRSRRFDTRFLAVSADAIADRLESGTGPSGELEDIVWLTLEEAGAMDDLPMITKRVLSDLGERLQSDPDLAPESPVPFYFFQRGDFQRTLL